The DNA region tataattgCCCTTTTACATAATTTTAAACATATTGTAATGAACTGAGACGTCTGATGCCCATAAAACTGAGGCGTTTGCTCTAATAATTCACAAATGCTCTgggctctgtgtctctgtttgtaaCATAGTCATGTATATACCACTTTCTAATGGTCTACATTAGTCAGAGAGTGTAGATGCCCTGAGAGATAACTTGTTGAGAATCTGCAAGagtaaaaagaaaaggtttGTAAACACACCATAAATGACAGGGTGAGGTCAGGCATCCCCGTCAGCTTTACACAGGCATCAATAACTCCCTGGATTTCTGCTGTTATTGTGGAgcctgaggagagagaacacaATGAGtatacacaaacaataaataattctGAGTACCAGATTGTGATGTTTGAAGTAAATGTTTCATGCAGATATATATATGTCAGTTTAATCTACGTGTCTCTTTGTAATTAGTACAGCGCCATGCCTGATTTATCGATGATCGCATCAATCTCCTCCACCACATCGAAATAAGCTTcgttgtttgtgtatttgaccCCGGTGCGTCGCCATGGCACCACGGACAGCTGGCCTGTGGGGAGCTGCTCACCCACATTGGTGCTGCCTGCAAAACCAAATTGATATGAAACAATACGTACAGTCACTAGTATACAGGGATCTCATGTTGCTGTGTTTCAGGCCATGACTATAGAGGATGGCTGAATTTCTggactgtgtatatatatacctTGATATTTTACCATCATAATTCAATAATAACAGATACAATCAATATTTTTGTGTTAATGGATCCTCTGAggttttcaaaacaaatgacCTGCACAGAACCATGCTGACAAACTTTATCTCACATCTGTATTTTGACTTGACATAACATTAAGAACACCTCCTCTAATGGGGAGCGTgtctatttcattttaaatgtgatcaTGTAAGAAGACTGTACCCGTGATGGTGTTGACCATAGTGCGGAGGATGGTGGGGGGCTTGATGAGCTCTTTGAGGATGTTTGACTCTGTGGCCAGTGGGAAGCCATTATCCAGCATCTCTTCCAGTAGTTCATACACCACTACCACATTGTCCTTAATGGCAGCCTCTGTACACACTCCAAAATAGTCCTGAGATCACAGACAACAAGCAGAATGTGGAGAGTTAAAGTCAGATCTGGGTAGTGtggcaaaggggcggaaagtttccggtaaatttccggaaaccttccggaaactttccatgggaagtttagctcgggaattttgaaaaaaaaaaaaaaatacacaaattaaacgctgagcaataaaaacatcattcaaaactctattttaaagatgtatggaagcAGCACACGCttcacgttgagtttcaaccctccactctgcattcttccatcacatgcacagataactcccagcatgcttcactctacagcagggctattgaggcctgctgtagagtgcaggactagtcaggtaagtttcgatgatattactcgggacaatatattagcatgctgattgaggattgttcatctgttcatctagactatttccattcatttatccatcaattgtaaaatatgtttacagacgattccaattgtttggctaactatttatatctctggcattgcattagtgtttttttacaaacttttttctcatcttattctacagaacaatgccacgtgcactatctcatgtgtggagacatttcaccccatccaatgtagaaggaaaggctgtgtacatttgcaaatactgtgcaaagacctatgttaagaatgacacaacgatacagaagcatatagtcaagtgcccaaagtttccacagggctcaaatcagcctatgacaaaacaaaatgtttatatttatgtctgtatatggcaaggtaaatacagtcagtataaattacctacaacatttccagtttattcccgttaattcctgtatattcccgttaattcccgtatattcccgttaattcccatggaaagcttccaactttgaatattcccggaattttgcaaacCCTAGATCTGGGTCAATGACAAAATGTACAGAAAAAAGAGGAGGCAAGAACCTGGAACGTGTCGACGACTCTGTGCAGAAACTCGATGACGAAGAGCGGCGGCACTTCGCTCTGGATGACCGCCACGAAGTAGATCCGATGCCGGAGCACACTGATGAGGTAGTGGTGCGGCGTGGAGATCACCGGAGGGACGTTCTCCGGCTCGGTGGCGCGCTCCTGAGCCTCAAAGAAGTAGTCGCACACTGAGCGGCTGACCACGCTCTTCCAGTGCTTCTCCAGGAAAATGTCCCCGGAGGCGTTTATGAGGAACAGGCTGTGGATCATTTTGGCTGGAGGCTGGAAGGCAAAGGATATGAACATAAACAAGCACATATTATAAACCAAAGCATTTCAGGATACAGTTGAATAAACTGTGAGAGATGTAGAATTCAGGTGGAGGTCACTGGATTATACACATTTGATATCATAGAGAAGTAATGCAAAACTATACATGATGTGAAATTTGGGCCTGATGCCGATAATCTACTGAgggttaataaaaaaaatcctgatgacGATATAGAGGCCCATATATATTTTGCCATGATTCCGAAGATTTGGTTTTCAAACCCATATGACAAAGAAATTTCGTTGAatcttgatattttacattttaaacattatgaATATCTgttcataaaatgaaaatataaattcaaacaaataaatagagTATGAATATTAGGAAAGAAACACAGTTgttatgtaaaatgtaaacataaatcctaatcttttctgcattgtttattctgtataaTAAAAGCtatatcagcaaacataaaaGCAGATTCTGATGACTGTGAGAGGCTCATATTGGTCGATTTGTCAGCCAACCAATAAATCAATCAGGGTTAAATATGAAGTCCCCCCAATAGAAAATATTGAATGCTTGATAATGAAATAGGAAAGTAATGAGTAAGGAGTATCCTAAAACTGAAACAGCTACATGGAACTTATATTATATTCACACCTGAGAATGAACTGCTGAGCTGTTAGCCGCTTATTGTGTAATAATGCAGTTATTTCACAGTTAATGTATTTTCTCAgccatatttatttgttttgcactAGTATGTAGTCAGTGAACATTTCACCAGTGTTTGAGTGAAGTCGGACACTGGAGCTTCAAACTAATGCAGCTGAATATAAGGACAACACTGGAGTGCTTTGTTGAGCAGCACATATTAAGTCTTTGTGGTAGATGAGTGCTGGTTAATCACGTTGACAGAATGGTGCTACACCCTTTTCTAAAGCAAATATTACAAAAGGTTAATCTGTATAAAGGGCTTCCAGGTAAACCCATAGGATTAAAACAGATGAGAGTGTAGTTTACATGGTCACAGCCTTTATCAGTCCAACTTTGTGTCTCACATGTCAATGGACGGCTCGCAGACGCATCACGTTAAAGTTCAGTGAAGTTGGCAAGACATTCACAGAGTCGGACTTCCCGGATCAATAAGTCATAAGCGAAACGTTGTTAAAGCACAAACGCTGCATAATTCCCACCGTAGTAATGTGGACAAAGGGCTACAGGCCAGTTTTCATCAATATGACTCGTCCTCCATGATGGACACATAACATGGGTgtctagttattattattattattttatttactattaatattatatatactgttgctgccattattactatatactgctattatattggtttaattactatcatatataaatatatattatatactatatatactgtctaacaataacattaccatatcatcagtactattaccatcatcttgccacggcaccttatctacctatttatcttgtgtttctgtttttattctttctacctcaatattttttttattttttattctattgtattgtattttattgtattcaaatataccggctgctatgacgacttaatttcccttcggggatgaataaagtaatctatctatctatctatctatctatctatctatctatctatctatctatctatctatctatctatctatctatctatctatctatctatctatcaatctatcaatctatctatctatctatctatctatctacgtACAGCTTGCTGAGAAACGAGTGGGCAGGGAccgtctacaaagtgcaacaccgaaaagagatattacaaaaaatgttcaataacctcactgtaatactgtatattctcaccaaaatcatgtcacagatccagggagtcctgctgactatgCTACAGTCCTAAGTTTAGGAAAAAGTgattttgtataattttgggaaatatttacTATGAAAACTATTCAATAACTTCcctgtaatactgtatattctcaccaaaatcacGTCACATGTCCGGGGAGTCCTGCTGGCTATGCTACAGTACtaacttcagaaaaaaaatatttagcatcattttgggaaatattttctattaaacatattcaataacttcactgTTATAATGCGtattctcaccaaaatcacGTCACAGGTCCAGCGTCTCCTGATGGCTATGCTACTGCATCTATTTGTTGACGTCGACATTAACCTCTTGTAGATGAATGTCGCGAATTTGCCTCAAACCCCActccggtctttttatcccactaatgcctgatggtgcaaatactacacataacATGAAGGTAATTGGAAGTactctgctgccatctagtggccgGAGTGGAAAAtgcatactagccccttggtactgtgcagcaaagttattttgagatattaagctgtattttaaatactgtgatgatggaaaacagcaatgattgtacggaaacatatgttgttattcaatttcaatcaaaagcagcatcagtataataatctacataccggagattggaaaatttgttaaattacggttatgccccattaGGCCTAATGTCTCTAATTTGCAtcatacctaaattttatatctattgtatatggtatattgaaatcaacagtctccacttaatttagcatctgtacgacagccaaaaacacaaataatattttatttttgtaaattaattCAGGCTACAGCATGTTTAATGTGAGCAGAATCTTAAATATTCTGTATATGTGATATagatacacatttttatacttGACCTTTTACATAATTTTAAACATATTGTAATGAACTGAGACGTCTGATGCCCATAAAACTGAGGCATTTGCTCTAATAATTCACAAATGCAAAGACTAAgctaatattttatttttggaaattaattcaggcaataagggttAAACGTGTAACTTGGTAAAAGGAGCTTACACACAACACGTCTTCTTCAGTCCAACTTACGGCGGCTGAGGAAACGTGACACCggagtattcattaaatatgcGGCAGAGATATCGAGTTCAGAGCCGAGAGGGAACCACACGAACCCGGACACGTCTACTGGAATAGAACCAGGACTACTAGAAGTGTTTTAACAGAGGAAGTGTATCTGTGGGAGGCTGGAGGCCTTCATCTGCACATATGATGCTACAgccgtccctcctcctcctcctcctcctcggtctCATGACAGAGGAGCAGCCCCGTCGCCCGCTCcggcagcaacacacacatcagcagccGGAAACCAACAACACCTTTTACACAAGGTGCGACCTTCcttcacacattacacacactcaccgagGAATGTTGCTTCTATGTTCACTTCTCGCCTTGCACCGTTTTTCTTCCCAAAGAGCCACTGAGCCGCTGCTTCCGGTTCTGCTGAGGCAGATCCTGATGAGAGGAGCCCCGAGGACCGCAGCGAACCAATCACAGGCCGAGGCTACACGGTCCCGCCTACTCAATGCAGGGATAGGTCGACAATACGGAAATGGGCTCGGGGCTGCGCTGTGATTGGACCGCGGAGGGAGAGCCGCggtaaacagcagcagctctggccGCTGATTGGCTGTGAGATGGAGCCTGGTCTGACATTTTGTTTCAGTATCAGATTTCATCTTGTGGAGTTTCTTTCCATTCaaacttcacacacacgcacacacacacacacacacacacacacacacacacacacacacacacacacacacacacacacacacacacacacacagacacacacacacacacacacacacacacacacacacacacacacacacgcacgcacacacaaacacacacacgcacacacacacacacaaacttttgtTATATCTTCCGTTTTGCAAATTaatgagattttattttattttttggatggaatgtttttattatgttaaGCCCTTttgtatggaggaccatacatgacacaagtataaataaataaataaatgtagaattaaatacagaaataaataaatgtggaaatatatttaagacatttgtttagacatttgtcatttgttgttattaacgtatttatttatttatttctgtattaatgtatttatttccttttttatttatttatttctacatttatttatttatacttatgtcatgtatggtcctccatactttTGTGctttcacattgtttttgtatGAAAGTATCacataaataaaatctgatttattgattggttgattgatttttcttgttcaattaattaattaaagttgCATAATGATCAGATGAATTCACGTCCAACAAATAAAGACGCATGTAAGATGCATTGATACTTGTGTCCCTTTAACACACACCTGT from Limanda limanda chromosome 5, fLimLim1.1, whole genome shotgun sequence includes:
- the ap3m2 gene encoding AP-3 complex subunit mu-2 gives rise to the protein MIHSLFLINASGDIFLEKHWKSVVSRSVCDYFFEAQERATEPENVPPVISTPHHYLISVLRHRIYFVAVIQSEVPPLFVIEFLHRVVDTFQDYFGVCTEAAIKDNVVVVYELLEEMLDNGFPLATESNILKELIKPPTILRTMVNTITGSTNVGEQLPTGQLSVVPWRRTGVKYTNNEAYFDVVEEIDAIIDKSGSTITAEIQGVIDACVKLTGMPDLTLSFMNPRLLDDVSFHPCVRFKRWEAERILSFIPPDGNFRLLSYHVSSQNLVAIPVYVKHNISFREGSSQGRFDLTLGPKQTMGKSVESVLVSSQLPRGVLNANLNSSQGTHTFDPVTKMLTWEVGKINPQKLPSLKGTMSLQPGASKPDENPTINIQLKIQQMAISGLKVNRLDMYGEKYKPFKGIKYMTKAGKFQVRT